In one window of Kitasatospora sp. MMS16-BH015 DNA:
- a CDS encoding (4Fe-4S)-binding protein, whose amino-acid sequence MSEKSTVKTTVKTYESGAAEDGGVGVAVSFDSAVCRHAAECVRGLPEVFDTGRRPWITPGAADPERVAEVVRRCPTGALTYRFSDGRGEEPERPTSVVAEPDGRLLVRGELRIGVGEAARETNRAMLCGCGATAEPPYCDRSGTCG is encoded by the coding sequence ATGAGCGAGAAGTCGACGGTGAAGACGACGGTGAAGACGTACGAGTCGGGGGCGGCCGAGGACGGCGGGGTCGGGGTGGCGGTCAGCTTCGACTCGGCGGTCTGCCGGCACGCGGCGGAGTGCGTGCGGGGGTTGCCGGAGGTGTTCGACACCGGGCGGCGGCCGTGGATCACCCCGGGGGCGGCGGACCCGGAGCGGGTGGCGGAGGTGGTGCGGCGGTGTCCGACCGGGGCGTTGACCTACCGCTTCTCGGACGGGCGGGGCGAGGAGCCGGAGCGGCCGACGAGCGTGGTGGCGGAGCCCGACGGGCGGCTTCTGGTGCGGGGTGAGCTGCGGATCGGGGTCGGGGAGGCGGCGCGGGAGACGAACCGGGCGATGCTCTGCGGCTGCGGGGCCACGGCGGAGCCGCCGTACTGCGACCGGAGCGGCACCTGCGGGTGA
- a CDS encoding aldo/keto reductase: MSSTRPARTTLGRNGLPTSALGLGCMGMSDLYGPADETESIATIHAALDAGVTLLDTGDFYGMGHNELLIHEALRGRDRESVQISVKFGAQRGPDNSWLGYDASPAATKSALAYTLRRLRTDYIDVYRPARLDPNVPIEETVGAIADLVKAGYVRHIGLSEVGADTLRRAAAVHPISDLQIEYSLISRTLEAAVLPAARELGIGITAYGVLSRGLLSGHWSNDREMAATDFRGFSPRFQGDNLTHNLSLVEALRAIAEAKGVSVAQVAIAWVASRGEDIVPLVGARRRDRLAEALGALEVTLTPADLAAIEQAVPAGAAAGDRYAAAQMAHLDSEHGA, translated from the coding sequence ATGAGCAGCACCCGCCCCGCCCGCACCACCCTCGGCCGCAACGGCCTCCCCACCTCCGCCCTCGGCCTAGGCTGCATGGGCATGTCAGACCTCTACGGCCCCGCCGACGAGACCGAGAGCATCGCCACCATCCACGCCGCCCTAGACGCGGGCGTCACCCTGCTCGACACCGGCGACTTCTACGGCATGGGCCACAACGAGCTGCTGATCCACGAGGCACTGCGCGGCCGCGACCGCGAGTCCGTCCAGATCAGCGTCAAGTTCGGCGCCCAGCGCGGCCCGGACAACTCCTGGCTCGGCTACGACGCCAGCCCCGCCGCCACCAAGTCGGCCCTCGCCTACACCCTGCGCCGCCTGCGCACCGACTACATCGACGTGTACCGCCCGGCCCGCCTCGACCCGAACGTCCCGATCGAGGAGACCGTCGGCGCCATCGCCGACCTGGTCAAGGCCGGTTACGTGCGGCACATCGGGCTCTCCGAGGTCGGCGCCGACACGCTGCGCCGCGCCGCCGCCGTGCACCCGATCAGCGACCTCCAGATCGAGTACTCGTTGATCTCGCGCACCCTGGAGGCCGCCGTGCTGCCCGCCGCCCGCGAGCTGGGCATCGGCATCACCGCGTACGGCGTGCTCTCCCGCGGCCTGCTGAGCGGCCACTGGTCCAACGACCGCGAGATGGCCGCCACCGACTTCCGCGGCTTCAGCCCGCGCTTCCAGGGCGACAACCTCACCCACAACCTGAGCCTGGTCGAGGCGCTCCGCGCCATCGCCGAGGCGAAGGGCGTGAGCGTGGCCCAGGTGGCCATCGCCTGGGTGGCCTCGCGCGGTGAGGACATCGTGCCGCTGGTCGGTGCCCGCCGCCGCGACCGTCTGGCCGAGGCGCTCGGCGCGCTCGAGGTGACCCTCACCCCGGCCGACCTGGCCGCGATCGAGCAGGCCGTCCCGGCCGGAGCGGCCGCCGGAGACCGCTACGCTGCTGCTCAGATGGCCCACCTCGACAGCGAGCACGGCGCGTAA
- a CDS encoding phosphoribosyltransferase, which yields MPRDARTLVLEHFRWIDGHADVWRIFRDPTALAAVVAGLAAPFAGLGVTAVCGVESRGFLLGAATAIQLGVGFVPVRKPGGLFPGEKLTHRAAPDYRGLRHELRLQRAALTPADRVLLVDDWIETGSQATAVRSLVEAGGSNWAGSSVIVDQTDEAHRRALNVHGLVTMADLPAWEAAPATI from the coding sequence GTGCCCCGTGACGCCCGCACCCTCGTCCTCGAACACTTCCGCTGGATCGACGGCCACGCCGACGTCTGGCGAATCTTCCGCGACCCGACCGCCTTGGCCGCTGTGGTGGCCGGCCTGGCCGCACCCTTCGCGGGCCTCGGGGTCACCGCCGTCTGCGGTGTCGAATCCCGGGGCTTCCTGCTCGGCGCTGCCACCGCGATCCAGCTCGGCGTCGGCTTCGTCCCCGTCCGCAAGCCGGGTGGCCTCTTCCCCGGCGAGAAGCTCACCCACCGCGCCGCGCCCGACTACCGGGGCCTGCGCCACGAGCTCCGGCTCCAGCGCGCCGCCCTCACTCCGGCCGACCGCGTCCTCCTGGTCGACGACTGGATCGAGACCGGCAGCCAGGCCACCGCCGTCCGCTCCCTCGTCGAGGCCGGCGGCAGCAACTGGGCCGGCAGCAGCGTGATCGTCGACCAGACGGACGAAGCACACCGCCGGGCGCTGAACGTGCACGGCCTGGTCACCATGGCAGACCTCCCCGCTTGGGAGGCCGCACCGGCCACCATCTGA
- a CDS encoding GNAT family N-acetyltransferase, whose amino-acid sequence MTVTIADVPAQNRFEARSADGELAGFAEYIRSAALVVYPHTIVERAYEGQGIGAALARTALDDARRRGLPVLATCPFIKAWMIRHPEYADLAYENRSQVTD is encoded by the coding sequence ATGACGGTCACCATCGCGGACGTGCCGGCGCAGAACCGCTTCGAGGCCCGCAGCGCCGACGGCGAACTCGCCGGTTTCGCCGAGTACATCCGCAGCGCCGCCCTGGTCGTCTACCCGCACACCATCGTCGAACGTGCCTACGAGGGCCAGGGCATCGGCGCCGCCCTCGCCCGCACCGCCCTCGACGACGCCCGTCGGCGCGGCCTTCCCGTCCTGGCCACCTGCCCGTTCATCAAGGCCTGGATGATCCGCCACCCCGAGTACGCGGACCTCGCGTACGAGAACCGCAGCCAGGTGACCGACTGA
- a CDS encoding M20/M25/M40 family metallo-hydrolase produces the protein MESHPAAAEAADQQPAPRSAPGAAGAAGAAGGEQGSAERGGAEQGGGPAPEAKATVAPETAALPGVPAAMTSRARALAAAVRSRCTDLVALESPTGDVERLNALAEELSAGFRATGATARREPGPAGDHLVLEWAGQEEHLPHLLMVGHHDTVWPAGTLTDWPVEEQAGLLSGPGVLDMKAGLALLEGAMALLADLGQRPHRSVRLVVVADEEVGSPDGRRLVERQLPGAAAVIGLEPPHPDGRVKTARRGSTRVRLTVTGREAHSGNAAGQGISAVDELVDQLVAVRGLAGVPGTELNAGCITGGSRANVVAGRAEAELGLRFATAEAQRRTLDNLAHLTALRPGARVRTEVLSSRPAWPERSGNPLLRHVRSLAAVLGQQLDGAPAGGAGDTNLAGARGLPTLDGLGAVGSGAHARTEHIDTTQLAPRIALLATLLAVPLPRLRGTGS, from the coding sequence GTGGAGTCCCATCCGGCTGCTGCCGAAGCCGCGGACCAGCAGCCCGCACCCCGATCGGCCCCCGGTGCGGCCGGTGCGGCCGGTGCGGCCGGTGGGGAGCAGGGCAGTGCGGAACGGGGCGGTGCGGAGCAGGGCGGTGGGCCGGCCCCCGAGGCCAAGGCGACGGTGGCGCCCGAGACCGCCGCGCTGCCGGGTGTCCCGGCCGCGATGACCAGCCGGGCGCGGGCGTTGGCGGCGGCCGTGCGGAGCCGGTGCACCGATCTGGTGGCGCTGGAGTCGCCCACCGGGGACGTCGAACGGTTGAACGCGCTGGCCGAGGAGCTGTCGGCCGGGTTCCGGGCCACCGGGGCCACCGCTCGGCGGGAGCCCGGTCCGGCCGGTGACCACCTGGTGCTGGAGTGGGCCGGGCAGGAGGAGCACCTGCCGCACCTGCTGATGGTCGGCCACCACGACACCGTCTGGCCCGCCGGCACGCTGACCGACTGGCCGGTGGAGGAGCAGGCCGGGCTGCTGAGCGGGCCCGGGGTGCTCGATATGAAGGCGGGGCTGGCCCTGCTGGAGGGCGCGATGGCGCTGCTCGCCGATCTCGGGCAGCGGCCGCACCGCTCGGTGCGCCTGGTGGTCGTCGCGGACGAGGAGGTCGGCAGCCCGGACGGCCGTCGGCTGGTCGAGCGCCAACTCCCGGGCGCCGCAGCGGTGATCGGCCTGGAGCCGCCGCACCCCGACGGCCGGGTGAAGACCGCCCGCCGGGGCAGCACCCGGGTCAGGCTGACCGTCACCGGACGCGAGGCGCACTCCGGCAACGCGGCCGGTCAGGGCATCTCCGCCGTGGACGAGCTGGTCGACCAGCTGGTCGCCGTCCGGGGCCTGGCCGGGGTGCCCGGCACCGAGCTGAACGCCGGCTGCATCACCGGTGGCAGCCGGGCGAACGTGGTCGCAGGCCGTGCGGAGGCGGAGCTGGGGCTGCGGTTCGCGACCGCCGAGGCGCAACGCCGCACCCTCGACAACCTCGCGCACCTGACCGCGCTGCGGCCGGGGGCGCGGGTGCGGACCGAGGTGCTCTCCAGCCGTCCCGCCTGGCCCGAGCGTTCGGGCAACCCGCTGCTGCGGCACGTCCGTTCGCTCGCGGCGGTGCTCGGTCAGCAGCTGGACGGTGCCCCGGCCGGCGGCGCGGGTGACACCAACCTGGCCGGCGCCCGCGGCCTCCCCACCCTCGACGGCCTCGGCGCCGTCGGCTCCGGCGCCCACGCCCGCACCGAGCACATCGACACCACCCAGCTGGCCCCGCGGATCGCCCTGCTGGCCACCCTGCTCGCCGTCCCGCTGCCGCGCCTGCGCGGCACCGGCAGCTGA
- a CDS encoding DUF4328 domain-containing protein has product MESVPAREARLSPLLRAAARQGRLDDPRPLAVAAQIGVALQAALQIALGVASWTGSGLVRPLTLVTLPVFLGAAVLFLCWVQCCRVNAETFAPGTHKYGVGQAVWVWLIPVIMWWRPYRVVQDIRRATDWPGGAQLVNAWWLAWIGKQFAFGVYVLLDPLGNPNALPFSLANGLAAVLAVLVIQRLTTAQRTRLTAR; this is encoded by the coding sequence GTGGAGTCCGTACCCGCCCGCGAAGCCCGGCTCTCGCCGCTGCTGCGCGCCGCCGCCCGCCAGGGGAGGCTGGACGACCCCCGGCCGCTGGCCGTCGCCGCCCAGATCGGGGTGGCCCTACAGGCGGCGCTGCAGATCGCCTTGGGCGTGGCCTCCTGGACCGGCTCGGGGCTGGTCCGGCCGCTCACCCTGGTCACGCTGCCGGTGTTCCTGGGCGCGGCGGTGCTCTTCCTCTGCTGGGTGCAGTGCTGCCGCGTCAACGCCGAGACCTTCGCGCCGGGAACGCACAAGTACGGCGTCGGCCAGGCGGTCTGGGTCTGGCTGATACCGGTGATCATGTGGTGGCGGCCGTACCGGGTCGTCCAGGACATCCGCCGGGCGACCGACTGGCCCGGCGGGGCGCAGCTGGTCAACGCCTGGTGGCTGGCCTGGATCGGCAAGCAGTTCGCGTTCGGGGTCTACGTGCTGCTCGACCCGCTCGGCAACCCCAACGCCCTGCCCTTCTCCCTTGCCAACGGCCTCGCGGCAGTCCTGGCCGTCCTGGTGATCCAGCGGCTCACCACGGCGCAGCGCACCCGCCTCACGGCGCGGTGA